A region of Fibrobacter sp. DNA encodes the following proteins:
- a CDS encoding DUF374 domain-containing protein produces the protein MKICSWKIKIGATLAALWMRSLRIRVHTPADFRPGVLGLWHQDLLASTAAFKDKGVHILVSESGDGEFFAQAAQKLGYTVTRGSDTHGATNVRHVLKSLKNGTFVGMALDGPHGPDHQVKPGSVWLSKSSGTPLWLFEFKYGAHIKLKGWDKFIIPLPLSTIDLEIKYL, from the coding sequence ATGAAGATTTGCTCCTGGAAAATCAAAATCGGCGCCACTTTGGCCGCACTCTGGATGCGTAGTTTGCGCATCCGGGTCCACACCCCCGCCGATTTTCGCCCGGGAGTTCTAGGTTTATGGCACCAGGACCTGCTGGCCAGCACCGCAGCCTTCAAGGACAAGGGCGTACACATTCTTGTTTCTGAATCAGGGGACGGGGAATTTTTCGCCCAGGCCGCCCAAAAACTGGGCTACACCGTGACCCGCGGCTCCGACACCCACGGCGCCACCAACGTCCGCCACGTCCTGAAATCCTTGAAAAACGGCACTTTTGTAGGCATGGCCCTCGACGGTCCCCACGGCCCCGACCACCAAGTGAAGCCCGGTTCCGTCTGGCTATCCAAGTCTAGCGGCACTCCCCTATGGCTTTTCGAGTTCAAGTACGGCGCCCATATTAAACTAAAGGGGTGGGATAAGTTCATAATTCCCCTGCCACTGTCAACTATTGACCTAGAAATTAAGTATCTTTGA